The Coccidioides posadasii str. Silveira chromosome 2, complete sequence genomic interval TGATGGTAGCACCCCAGAAACAATATCTACCGGCATAGTAGCATTCTCTGGCATGGCAGAATTCCTTGGAAAGAGTGTGTTCCACGCACTCGAGTGCGTGGACGGCGTCGCCTTCGAAGCATTATACTGAGAACCACACTGCTCATTCATCGCCATGTCTGGGTCCCCATGCAGCGCCCATGGTGGTTTTAGAGGATCGCTCCTTGAGGCTGGGGCGTGGGTCACGTCGCTTGTTAAACGGCTGGCGTCGACGAAATCGGGAAGTCCATTCGGCCCACGGTTAAACCCCGGGTTCCACGAGTGAGGATTGACAAGACGAACGAGCTTCCCCAGGACTGCAAATTCAAGTTTCAGCTTGATACTGTAGATTGTCGCTTTGAGGGTTGTTTCTATTGCGTAGAGACTGGCGTAGGCGGCGCCCAAGAGGCCCATATCCATTACGATAAACATTAAGTTGATACTCAGCAACTGGTACATGATCCGTCGGTTTCCATTTTCCGATGATAGCCGTAATATTTTGATCGCCTCGATAATGTAAAGAGTCGAAAGGAGTAATTCCTGAAGGCAG includes:
- a CDS encoding uncharacterized protein (EggNog:ENOG410PHZM~COG:S~TransMembrane:6 (o20-43i50-74o80-103i115-139o159-177i198-223o)~BUSCO:11677at33183), whose protein sequence is MRFDGLTGEYQERSFTVKVAIATFIGIAWYNAVELCVLVFVTFTRFEGLYFWSLLVAGVAGVVPYSVGYLIKFFHLMDSVWLSIVFISIGWWFMVTGQSFVLYSRLHLVQRDQKLLRRVLAVILANVLVLHVPTTILTFGSNSGAGERFVRAYAIMEKIQMTGFCLQELLLSTLYIIEAIKILRLSSENGNRRIMYQLLSINLMFIVMDMGLLGAAYASLYAIETTLKATIYSIKLKLEFAVLGKLVRLVNPHSWNPGFNRGPNGLPDFVDASRLTSDVTHAPASRSDPLKPPWALHGDPDMAMNEQCGSQYNASKATPSTHSSAWNTLFPRNSAMPENATMPVDIVSGVLPSPRTSRAHSLPSWHSS